The following is a genomic window from Benincasa hispida cultivar B227 chromosome 7, ASM972705v1, whole genome shotgun sequence.
TCAGGTTTCAACACCTCCACCTCCAACACTTCCTGTTTTCGTTCCGTGCATGTGGTTGATAACATCCAGGTCCACAAATGTAAACTCCATAAGTTATATTACTTCTTTACATTCAAAAGCTTTTCTTATTACAGGCAAGTGGAGCCAGAATTAAGATATCTGATAGGGGAGATTTCATGTCCGGAACCACTGACAGGTACAGAATTTCTTTTGGTATATTTCCTCACTTTAATACTGTGGGTCTGCTAGTTCTTCATGGTAATGGTTGCATAGTTAATGGGGGAAAGAAATAACATGATATTTTTTAGAAGGGTTGAAAAGACCCGCAGAGGAGTTTTGGTCCCTTGTCAAATATCACGCCTGTCCTTGGGTCTCGTATgtaaaattttgtattaattatccatTAGGTCTTATCTTTGTTTAACTGGACCCCCTTTTTAGGTTAACATCCTTGTGGTATTTTTTCcgggttaaattataagtttatgggCTGTTTGGACAACCAACTTATTAAGTTAGTGGAAACAACttcaatagtaaacactattgaACTTGCACATTTATAGAGTAATTCcatctttggtttttttttttttttttttttaatatatttcacaTTACCAAAGAACTCCATCTTCCTCTCTATTTCTACTTCTACTTTTCACATCTGCGCTAAGTAACTCCATCTTACTTCTTAATCTACTTTTCACGACTATCGAGAAACTCTTATAACTCTAAGTCCCCACATACAAAGTTACTTTACTAACTCCAACATTAATCTTAACCCTACGACTTTTTAGCTGGCCCCCTTAATCTTTGAACTTTAGAAAATGTAAAATaagtctttgaacttttagttttgtgtctaataagtttttttataaatttgaaaattgtaaaaattcAAGTTCAAACattgaatttgtaattttgaaagttttactCTATGCATACTTTCTTTGTCCATACTTTGCAGGAAAGTAACAATTACAGGGTCACAAAGGGCAATCCGTGCCGCTGAATCAATGATTCTACAGAAAGTAGCATATGCTTCAGAGAGGGTTAGCCTTTAAAATCCATTTAACGATGCTTTCTTTCGAAAAATTTTCGTTCATTACAATTCTCTTACGCAATGTAGCATACTTTTCTTATCGAATCGATGCAGGTTCTAGCACAGTGATAGAATGGCGAAAGATCTGAATGTTTGTAGTAGAAGCAAGGCCGGgagattttcatttttactaTTGAGGGGAGAGAGTATGTTGATGGCAATGGAGCGGAGAAATAGAATTCAGATTTCATGAAGCGTCGAGAAGATATGCCATCATTTGATTGAGCCAAATAGAAAGATTAGCAGTTtcaaatttgtttatacaattgtagccttgaatttgtttttatatttatgtttgagtttttatctttattaaaTTGTTTGAACATGCCTTCTCTTCAAAACAGATTGTAGCTTTTTAGGATGTCcttattttgatttattggtgaaTTCTTTAGTCTTgagttgttttttttctttactttggGGTTTTCTGAGGATTTTGGTTCTTGTATGTGCTGTGTTAACAATAATCATATATGCATATACCTTCCAAGTGGGCTTCTGGGCCTGATTTTGGGCCTCATGAATTTGAGCCCAACTTTAGGAGTCGTTTTTTATTAACGGGGGGAGCTTCTAATTTTCctcccaattttttaaaaaattaattgctTGTGTGTGGTTGTATATATGAATTTCACCCCATCCatcaaatttttttctcaataccatattcatttaattaatagttATGTAGATAAAATTCTTATTATCATTTACGGGTGGATAGCTTAAGGCAtcgtttctaattttttttttttttttaatatattgtttaatttcaatcagATTAAACAGCCTTGTTGAGAAAATGTGAGTTTTTGACATGTTGAAAGGGAGTGTCGGTTTTTAGTTTTAAGACTAGTGAAATGAAAACCTCAACATATATGGTTTCATGTCCGAACGTGTGAACGTGAACATTGCCATTCATAGAAGGTAAAAAAATCACAGATTATAATTCATTAAAGGATAATTCTTGGTGTATTTTAAGATGTATTTATCTATATGTTTTTCCTCTCATCACTTATActaacaaataattaaaaataaaaaaataaaagaaattttttgaaatattataattaaacaacTTAGTAggatgaaaaaaatagaagatgcTTGAGATGCATGTAAGTATTTTCCTTTGTTAAATTGTATTTTGATGAAGAAAAGGTCGAGCACTTTATTCATatagaagaatgaagatttggTAATAATTGGAAACAACACCCCAAATTTTAATATCATGCTTCTGAGTAGAAGTTGCCATTACACTTTATTTCAATTGCTTTCAAAGATAAATTCATTTGTAGGTATCATCGAATTATATTCATGGTGATTCTTCATCCCCACCTCCTCCATATCCCGACCCATATCCAGAACCGTACCCAGACCCTccaccctgtctcttatacacatctagatgtgtataagagacagcccgtACCCTGACCCACTTCCCGATCCAAACCCACGCCCATACCCGGCTCCATTTGCGCCACCACCACCGCCGCCGCCTCCACCTCCTCCTCCACCTCCACCTCCACCACCACCATATGGTCCATAGCCTTCATCTCCATATCTAGAGTAGCCATCATCGCCATATCCCGAACCATAACCCGAGCCATACCCCGAACCATATCCCGAACCCGACCAAGGCCCCGAACCTTCTCCGCCACCTCCACCGCCACCACTACCACCTCCTCCACCACCTCCATAGCCTCTGAAGAACCTAGCAGCAAGAGTGAAGTCCACCATTAACAAAACAAAGAGCACCAAACCAACCGCCCTGGTGGTGGCCATTGATGATTATAAATAACAATGTGGAGAGAAAATCAAAGCTTGGACGTAGCCAcaggttgtttttgtttttgtttttatttgagaaTATGAAGAAAGGGAAGTGGTAATTGGGATGCTTTACGTAAACTTGTTGTAATGCATTGAAAGAAAAGGGTTGGTTTTTGATGCGTGGAATTGGTGGGCTTTAGGAGCCCCTTATTTATAAGCATGCAAAGGTTATGTGTGTTACAATATAATTCTAGTAGCTTCTTTTGTCACTTTGAAGTATGATTTTTAGTGGAGTTGGTGGCTGTATGGTGGTCATCATATTGGAGGTAGTGCCCTTCCtactctctttcttcttctctctcccCAAATTATTCCTTTTCTCACCCCAATTATTCCATCAAGTCATCACAATATAGTTCGCagaagtttatatatatatatatatatttttttttattattacaaaCATGTCaattttttaagagaaattttcaccaataaaaaaaattccaaactatttacaaaaataacaaaaaaacacTCACAaacttctatcaacgtctatcactaataaaaaaaatattgatagacttttatcaatgtctatcacatagtatcaataatagacttttattagtttctatcattggCAGATATTGATAGACGTCTATCAACCTCTATGAGTTTCTACCAAAGAAGattaaactttgaaattttatgtgaataatttttcttatttttctatttttgaaaatccccaattttttaatttacatCCAACTATTATTATggataattatatgttaaatCACTAATTGATTTAAAAACTTAAGCCGATAGATTATGGTTCCTATATAGCTTGAAGACTCATAGAAGCCTCAATCagtgaaaatttaatattaatttgagaGGAAATGACATTATAGGAGTATGAGCATAGAATCTTCTACTTTGATTCCATGTTAAATCGATAATGGGttatggtaaatttaattatatgaacattttaacaatatattatagcaattttattgaataatttcTCTCTTCCTACATTTTTCTCATATAAAAAAGTGCATTTTTTTGCTCTACTTTTGTCTTTCATTACAAAAGTTATTTCTTTAAAGAGAGATGTGATATAGAGACTTTGTGGTTTGTGTTCATACGTTGAAAAGATAATATATTAAAGAAAGTTCTTTCATTCCATTGAGATTCATGTGCATACCATTACTATTCTTTTTGTGCATGTAAGTTCTTTCCCGGTGAAGTTTGgtaagatttttttaattttggagttgtaaatttgaagttatttgGGGACTTATGAACTCCAATTTATTGATCTATGGGTTATATGAGATTAGACGAGTTTATGAGGGAAATTCATTAGGGTTGTTTTGATTGTTTGGTTACTTCAACTAAAAATACTTGATGTCACGTATCTTTGTGCAACCCAATCTATTGTCAAATAAAAGTTTGTcatgtgataattttttttaaaaaaaaagatattttttttttttttttgtgtgcaTAAAAGAAAGAGATGCATGACATTAGGTGCAATTACACCTAATCATTGTCTTACTTTAATTTGTCCGAGTTGAggttttattttctaatataataatttgaaGTATGGATTCGGATCTTTGACCTCCTGTTATTATATATCCACATTGAAATTAAATACTAAACAAATAAATGTACATTAGTTAAATTATTTCTCTCCCCGAAATTAAAATAATGGATGaaaatttattagagaaatcCACCCTTTATATAATTGGTagtatgagaaaaaaaaaacaacaaaagtaTTTCGAATATCTTATAGTTATTAAAACGTATgttcattttgaaatttgtattcAATGTAGCAACCTTATTCAATAGTTTTTCGAGATCAACATTAATGACATTTTAGactcaaaatgaaaaattcaaagacatATTAGAGGCCTATTagataaaaggaaagaaatcaAAGTGACCTTAGTTCAATGATAATTAACATGATCTGACTCGCTAAAAGTTAAAGGTCGATTTCCATCACCAAAATTGACAGTGACGGATCCAAGATTTTATGCAAGAGGCACAAgttcatataaatataactttagatgtattcatataatattcaaatcatatatatGGTATCGCCAAACGATCATAACTAACTGACATACGGACAGTGGGAGATCAAGAATTTCATGTTAGGGAGAACAACTTtatataagattaaaattttagcaCATTAACGTAAAAAATTGTATCATAATAACTAGTTGATATATGGACAGTGGACTATAAAAATATGACCATTGACATGATTAGCGTGTTTAATATGTAGTACcggacatttaaaaaaaataaaataaagtaaccATTgactacaaaattgaaattatgagATTCAATTAGAAATAGAAATAATTGTTTGTCTAATACAaccattaaattttttaataatttgtgaGACTTTTAGGGGAtgtttgataaatgggtatgagttgagttgagttgggtgggTATTTATTACCCATGTTTGTTAAGCCCATAAAGAAAACCTATGGATTATTAAAACCCTTTTTTATCCACTTAAAACTCTCCTTTTTTATCCCCTCAAAACTAGAaccttttatattaatatgattgttttcaaaacttattatattagagaaatattagaccttttatattagaaaaatattgttgttttgctagaagtcgagggttgaggattggATTAATGTaaaggtcgaacgttgagaactcgataaacaaagaaaaacttagtAACAATGTGTATTAGGGTTGTCgtaggttga
Proteins encoded in this region:
- the LOC120081044 gene encoding glycine-rich cell wall structural protein 2-like, whose amino-acid sequence is MATTRAVGLVLFVLLMVDFTLAARFFRGYGGGGGGGSGGGGGGGEGSGPWSGSGYGSGYGSGYGSGYGDDGYSRYGDEGYGPYGGGGGGGGGGGGGGGGGGGANGAGYGRGFGSGSGSGYGLSLIHI